A single window of Methylomarinum sp. Ch1-1 DNA harbors:
- a CDS encoding TetR/AcrR family transcriptional regulator gives MARPITFDRNHVLQQAINVFWLQGYTATSIKNLVDATGLQPGSLYAAFGDKRGLFLAALDAYFDDMKKKLFDVLHSDKAPLERLRAFFTQLIEESTEDQDRKGCLLINTLSEIPVQHEDINSRLQQMFAEVEQELKQLLTEAQNADELSADQDPTVLTKFLVSGIFGLRLYNKTGADSASLQAIVDQLLSPFSSLATHGKADNHRKPGLAH, from the coding sequence ATGGCCCGACCGATCACATTCGACCGCAACCACGTCTTGCAACAGGCGATCAATGTTTTTTGGTTGCAAGGATACACCGCCACCTCGATTAAAAACCTGGTGGATGCCACCGGACTTCAGCCCGGCAGCCTGTATGCCGCTTTCGGCGACAAGCGAGGCCTCTTCTTGGCGGCGCTGGATGCCTATTTTGACGACATGAAGAAAAAGCTATTCGACGTGCTACACAGTGATAAAGCGCCATTGGAGCGTCTGCGCGCTTTTTTTACTCAGCTCATTGAAGAATCCACAGAAGATCAGGATCGTAAAGGCTGTCTATTGATCAACACGCTATCGGAAATTCCGGTACAGCATGAAGACATCAATTCCCGGCTGCAGCAGATGTTTGCCGAAGTGGAACAGGAATTGAAACAATTATTGACCGAAGCCCAGAACGCGGATGAGCTGAGTGCCGATCAAGACCCGACCGTACTGACGAAATTCCTGGTCTCCGGCATTTTCGGACTCAGACTTTATAACAAAACCGGAGCTGATTCCGCGAGCCTACAAGCGATCGTCGATCAATTGTTGTCGCCTTTTTCGTCACTTGCTACTCATGGAAAAGCTGACAACCATCGGAAACCAGGGCTAGCTCATTAA
- a CDS encoding sugar phosphate isomerase/epimerase family protein: protein MTVSKPLEYGGHALVWSGDWSPEGARKAIGGAAQAGYDFIEIALLDPWKVDVALTKDLLQEFNLRAHASLGLSASTDVTSIAPSIVAKGDELLRKATDVLYQIGGTELCGVIYCALGKYPGPASKQNRANSVAAMQRLADYAADKGININLEVVNRYETNIINTGIEGLAFLDEIDRPNAYLHLDTYHMNIEEDGMETSVLAAKERLGYVHIGESHRGYLGTGNVDFDRFFAALTKINYSGPITFESFSSEVVDPNLSNTLCVWRNLWDDSDDLAKKALMYMKERY, encoded by the coding sequence ATGACAGTTAGCAAACCATTGGAATACGGCGGTCACGCACTCGTCTGGTCCGGAGACTGGAGTCCGGAGGGCGCACGCAAAGCCATCGGCGGGGCCGCTCAGGCTGGATATGATTTTATCGAAATCGCCCTATTAGACCCCTGGAAGGTAGATGTCGCTCTCACAAAAGATCTGCTTCAGGAGTTTAATCTTCGCGCCCATGCATCGTTAGGCTTATCGGCCAGTACCGACGTAACCAGCATAGCCCCATCCATCGTCGCCAAGGGTGATGAGCTGCTCCGTAAGGCGACCGATGTACTTTACCAGATTGGCGGCACAGAACTGTGCGGCGTTATTTATTGCGCCCTAGGCAAATATCCGGGGCCGGCGTCGAAACAAAACCGAGCCAATTCGGTCGCCGCGATGCAACGGTTGGCGGATTATGCGGCGGATAAAGGCATCAATATCAACCTTGAAGTCGTGAACCGATATGAAACCAATATCATCAATACAGGCATCGAAGGTTTAGCATTCTTGGACGAAATTGATCGCCCCAATGCTTATTTGCATCTGGATACCTATCATATGAACATCGAAGAAGATGGCATGGAAACATCCGTCTTGGCGGCAAAAGAACGCTTGGGCTATGTTCATATCGGCGAAAGCCATCGAGGCTATCTGGGCACCGGAAATGTTGACTTCGACCGGTTCTTTGCCGCGTTAACGAAAATCAATTACAGCGGCCCGATCACTTTTGAATCCTTCTCGTCGGAAGTCGTTGATCCCAACCTTTCCAATACTCTTTGCGTGTGGCGCAATCTCTGGGATGATTCCGATGATTTAGCCAAGAAAGCGCTGATGTATATGAAAGAACGTTATTAA
- a CDS encoding carbonic anhydrase: MESFEKLLQQNKQWSSAKKEEDPHFFSKLSNTQKPEFLWIGCSDSRVPAEIIVNAEPGEIFIHRNIANQVIHTDFNCLSVLQYAVNVLKVKHIIVCGHYNCGGVHAALQKQSSNSIITNKWLMHLKNTYRLHQHELDIIENKGRQVNRLVELNIIEQVNSLAHTSIVQRAWRGENGPIIHGWVYGLQDGLLNPLITLSPNEDLIHPIFQYEAPDFEHLEHSKIERVMNRDITGDHLEAC; this comes from the coding sequence ATGGAATCGTTTGAAAAATTATTACAACAAAATAAGCAATGGTCCTCGGCGAAGAAAGAGGAAGATCCGCATTTTTTCAGCAAACTATCGAACACGCAAAAGCCCGAATTTTTATGGATTGGTTGTTCGGATAGCCGAGTGCCGGCGGAAATTATCGTGAATGCCGAACCTGGCGAAATCTTCATCCATCGCAACATCGCCAATCAAGTCATTCACACCGATTTCAATTGCCTGAGCGTCTTGCAATACGCAGTCAATGTATTGAAAGTTAAGCACATTATCGTCTGTGGCCACTACAACTGCGGCGGCGTCCACGCCGCGCTGCAAAAACAGTCGTCCAATTCGATCATTACCAATAAATGGTTGATGCATCTAAAAAACACTTACCGCCTGCACCAACATGAGCTGGATATCATCGAGAATAAAGGCCGCCAGGTGAATCGACTGGTCGAGCTCAATATCATCGAACAGGTCAATTCATTGGCGCATACCTCCATAGTCCAGAGAGCCTGGCGCGGCGAAAACGGCCCGATCATTCATGGCTGGGTTTATGGTTTACAGGACGGTCTGCTGAACCCGCTGATCACCTTATCCCCGAACGAGGATTTAATCCATCCGATTTTTCAATACGAAGCCCCTGATTTCGAACACCTGGAACATTCAAAAATTGAACGCGTGATGAACCGTGACATCACAGGCGACCATTTAGAAGCGTGCTGA
- a CDS encoding SulP family inorganic anion transporter gives MIHKHIAYYLGHLKHDIPAGLVVFLVALPLCLGIALASGAPLFSGLIAGLIGGLVVSWVSGSQLSVSGPAAGLTVIVFTAIEQLGSFAGFLVSVVLAGAIQLLLGYLRAGIIGAFFPSAVIKGMLVAIGLILIIKQLPHAVGYHKGYEGDESYMNETAAMSFQELFDSLSAFTYGSVIITVVGLLVLLLWETRWLKQFSLVKLIPGPLLVVAWGIAYNVMSRQWIPELVVHDEDVVNLPATETVNDFLNLFIWPDFSFLANPQIYTIAFTLAIIASLETLLSLEAVDKLDPLKRTAPTNRELKAQGLGNMISGLIGGLPITAVIVRSSANINAGGHTKVSSFVHGLFLLLSILFFTQVMNLIPLACLAAILLQTGYKLAKPQQFFALYRQGWNQFLPFIATVVFILVTDLLQGIIIGIAFGLVFVMISNYHESILLHREEDHFKLILNKDVSFLNQALLRRLLNSVEENSTLLIDGSRAKFIDHDIKETLQNFLKTAPDDNIKVELDDILTEKLQNSSHNLAVGNADADVIATTSWARKAIPATIVTLAATTFAFWLFAEFYAAQI, from the coding sequence ATGATACATAAACATATTGCATATTATCTAGGCCACTTGAAACACGACATTCCCGCCGGACTGGTGGTATTTCTGGTTGCTTTGCCGCTATGCCTGGGGATAGCCCTCGCTTCCGGCGCGCCATTATTTTCCGGTTTGATTGCCGGTTTAATCGGCGGCCTCGTCGTTTCCTGGGTCAGCGGCTCTCAATTGAGCGTTTCCGGTCCGGCGGCCGGCTTGACCGTGATCGTTTTCACCGCGATCGAACAATTGGGGAGTTTTGCCGGCTTCCTGGTCAGCGTCGTATTGGCTGGCGCCATTCAGTTGCTCCTTGGGTACTTACGCGCCGGTATCATCGGCGCTTTTTTTCCTTCGGCCGTGATCAAGGGCATGTTGGTGGCGATAGGCCTGATTCTGATCATCAAGCAATTGCCGCATGCGGTGGGATACCACAAGGGTTATGAAGGCGACGAAAGCTACATGAACGAAACCGCCGCCATGAGTTTCCAAGAATTATTCGACTCCCTAAGTGCATTCACCTACGGCAGCGTCATCATCACCGTCGTCGGCTTGCTGGTACTGCTGTTATGGGAAACGCGCTGGCTTAAACAGTTTTCGCTGGTCAAATTGATTCCAGGACCCTTACTCGTGGTCGCTTGGGGGATTGCCTATAACGTCATGTCACGGCAATGGATCCCGGAACTGGTCGTCCACGATGAGGACGTGGTGAATCTTCCCGCCACCGAAACCGTGAACGATTTTCTCAACTTGTTTATCTGGCCGGATTTCAGTTTTCTGGCCAATCCTCAGATATATACTATCGCCTTCACGCTGGCGATCATCGCCAGCCTCGAAACGCTGCTCAGCCTGGAGGCGGTCGACAAACTGGACCCATTGAAACGCACCGCACCGACCAACCGGGAATTGAAAGCTCAAGGTTTGGGCAACATGATCAGCGGTTTGATCGGCGGCCTCCCGATCACTGCGGTGATCGTGCGCAGCTCGGCCAACATCAACGCGGGAGGACACACCAAAGTCTCCAGTTTCGTACATGGTCTTTTTCTGCTGCTGAGCATTTTGTTTTTCACGCAAGTGATGAACCTGATCCCGCTTGCCTGCTTGGCGGCGATACTATTGCAAACCGGTTATAAATTGGCGAAACCACAGCAATTTTTCGCCCTCTACCGCCAAGGCTGGAATCAGTTTCTGCCGTTTATCGCGACGGTCGTGTTTATTCTGGTCACCGACTTACTGCAAGGCATCATTATCGGCATCGCCTTCGGTTTGGTTTTCGTGATGATTTCAAACTATCACGAATCGATCTTGCTGCATCGCGAAGAAGATCACTTCAAACTGATACTGAACAAGGATGTCTCCTTCCTTAACCAGGCCCTGCTCAGACGCTTGCTGAACAGTGTTGAGGAAAACAGCACCTTGCTCATCGACGGATCGAGAGCTAAATTCATCGATCACGATATTAAAGAGACACTGCAGAACTTCCTGAAAACGGCGCCGGACGACAACATCAAGGTCGAACTGGATGATATTCTGACGGAAAAACTGCAAAATTCGTCTCATAACTTAGCCGTTGGCAATGCCGACGCTGATGTCATCGCTACGACATCGTGGGCAAGAAAAGCCATACCGGCAACCATCGTGACATTGGCGGCGACCACCTTTGCATTCTGGCTGTTTGCCGAATTTTATGCTGCACAGATCTAG
- a CDS encoding host attachment protein: MYKTWVITAESSQARFFTVPSKKEPLVQIQELLNPASKIHESELTSDLPGRTSTSGPNGNKHAKEPQVSPKEQATITFAKKIAEKVEKARGQGELEQLILVSPPKFLGLLRDNLSDQAKKMVIQSLDKNLVGQNEANIRKHLF, translated from the coding sequence ATGTACAAAACTTGGGTTATCACTGCGGAAAGCAGTCAAGCAAGATTTTTCACCGTTCCTTCCAAAAAAGAACCCCTAGTCCAAATTCAAGAACTACTTAATCCGGCTTCGAAAATACACGAATCCGAGCTAACCAGCGACCTGCCGGGGCGAACAAGCACCAGCGGCCCTAACGGCAATAAACATGCGAAGGAGCCTCAGGTCAGCCCTAAAGAACAAGCAACCATCACCTTCGCCAAAAAAATCGCGGAAAAAGTCGAAAAAGCCCGCGGCCAAGGTGAACTGGAACAATTAATTCTGGTCTCTCCACCGAAGTTTCTGGGCTTGTTGCGTGACAACCTATCGGATCAAGCTAAAAAAATGGTGATCCAGAGCCTCGATAAAAACCTAGTCGGCCAGAATGAAGCCAACATCCGCAAGCACCTGTTTTAA
- a CDS encoding carbon-nitrogen hydrolase family protein produces MVKIASAQYDVSFLQDWRQYEQKVSAWVGEAVEQQAELLLFPEYASMELASLFPEQVYSSLEQQLKALQSLLPDFLKLYSELALSHNIYIQAGTFPVKIENGGYRNRAYLFTPAGEVEYQEKLMMTRFENEQWLIEPSQDIRIFETRFGKLGINVCYDSEFPHYARQMVERGAALILVPSCTDTKAGYYRVRIGCQARALENQCYVVQSSLVGEAPWSEAVDVNCGAAAVYTPVDRGFPDDGVLVIGEFNKVRWVFAELDLRKMERVRMDGQVFNYQDWPKQFRAD; encoded by the coding sequence ATGGTTAAGATCGCCAGCGCCCAGTATGATGTCAGTTTTTTACAAGATTGGCGTCAATATGAACAAAAAGTTAGCGCCTGGGTGGGCGAGGCGGTCGAGCAACAGGCTGAACTACTATTGTTTCCGGAATACGCGAGCATGGAATTGGCGTCGTTGTTTCCGGAACAGGTGTATTCCTCGTTAGAGCAACAATTGAAGGCGCTGCAGAGTTTGCTGCCTGATTTTCTGAAACTGTATTCGGAACTAGCGCTTAGCCATAACATTTATATTCAGGCCGGCACCTTTCCGGTCAAAATTGAAAATGGCGGCTATCGCAACCGCGCCTATTTATTCACCCCGGCGGGTGAGGTTGAGTATCAAGAAAAATTGATGATGACCCGTTTCGAAAACGAACAATGGCTGATCGAACCCAGCCAGGATATCCGGATTTTCGAAACCCGATTCGGTAAGTTGGGCATCAATGTCTGCTACGATAGTGAATTTCCGCATTATGCCCGGCAAATGGTCGAGCGCGGCGCAGCACTGATTCTGGTGCCCAGTTGCACCGATACCAAGGCCGGCTATTATCGGGTTCGTATCGGTTGCCAGGCCAGGGCATTGGAAAACCAATGTTATGTGGTGCAGTCATCATTAGTCGGCGAGGCGCCATGGTCCGAGGCGGTCGATGTCAATTGCGGGGCTGCCGCCGTCTATACCCCGGTCGATCGGGGTTTCCCCGATGATGGGGTTTTAGTGATCGGTGAATTCAATAAGGTCCGTTGGGTTTTTGCAGAATTGGATTTACGAAAAATGGAACGGGTCAGGATGGATGGCCAGGTTTTTAATTATCAGGACTGGCCTAAACAGTTTCGTGCCGACTAA
- a CDS encoding GNAT family N-acetyltransferase: MAKNIRIERLSGDKLVKYIPELARLRIEVFRDFPYLYDGDYGYEEKYLQTYIDCPESVIVLAFDGDKIIGASTAIPLKYETDEVKKPFIENGYHPDEVFYCGESVLNKAYRGLGIGVRFFQEREAHAEELGGFKHICFCCVERPADHPRRPADYVPLDKFWNKRGYFKHPELKTRYSWKDLDDSEETPKPMTFWLKEDHG; encoded by the coding sequence ATGGCAAAAAATATTCGTATAGAGCGTTTAAGCGGTGATAAGCTGGTCAAATATATTCCCGAATTGGCCAGATTGCGGATAGAAGTCTTTCGGGATTTTCCTTATCTGTACGATGGCGACTATGGCTATGAGGAAAAATATCTGCAAACCTATATCGACTGTCCGGAAAGCGTTATCGTGTTGGCTTTCGACGGCGATAAAATTATCGGAGCATCGACGGCGATACCGCTGAAATACGAAACCGATGAAGTCAAAAAGCCTTTTATCGAAAACGGTTATCATCCCGACGAGGTGTTCTATTGCGGTGAATCAGTGCTGAACAAGGCTTATCGAGGCCTAGGAATCGGCGTGCGTTTTTTTCAGGAACGCGAAGCCCATGCCGAAGAACTCGGCGGTTTTAAGCACATCTGCTTTTGTTGCGTCGAGCGGCCGGCCGATCATCCGCGCAGACCGGCCGATTATGTGCCGTTGGATAAATTTTGGAATAAACGCGGTTATTTCAAACATCCGGAACTCAAGACCCGCTATTCCTGGAAGGATCTGGATGACAGCGAAGAAACCCCAAAACCGATGACCTTCTGGTTGAAGGAAGATCATGGTTAA
- a CDS encoding quinoprotein dehydrogenase-associated SoxYZ-like carrier translates to MKLKRFFIPLLMLPMLATAAQDESKWNNELKAQFFNGQSVRESDDIIEIDAPYRAEDPALVPLKIISKIPQTEDKYIKKILVLVDKNPFPYVGEFEFTPDSGKADLAMRVRVNTYSYIRAIAQLNDGSLHMSKKFVKASGGCSAPIGADLDAAMKRLGKMKFRLDNGVKVGEPTMAQLLISHPNITGMQMDQVTRFVKKSHFVDRLKVTFNGKPVLTANTDIAISADPNFRFYFVPQGEGVLKAEFTDTSCEQPTTRDRCTEGQRYVKTETVTP, encoded by the coding sequence ATGAAATTAAAACGATTTTTTATCCCCTTACTGATGCTGCCGATGTTGGCCACTGCGGCTCAGGATGAAAGCAAATGGAATAATGAACTGAAAGCACAGTTTTTCAACGGTCAATCGGTACGGGAATCCGATGACATTATCGAAATCGATGCGCCTTATCGGGCCGAAGATCCTGCTTTGGTGCCATTGAAAATCATCAGTAAGATTCCCCAGACCGAGGACAAATACATCAAGAAAATACTGGTCCTGGTCGACAAGAACCCTTTTCCCTATGTCGGCGAGTTTGAATTCACGCCGGACAGCGGCAAGGCCGATTTGGCGATGCGCGTTAGGGTCAATACCTATAGTTATATCAGGGCGATTGCGCAATTGAATGACGGCAGTCTGCACATGAGTAAGAAATTCGTCAAGGCCAGCGGCGGCTGTTCGGCGCCGATCGGCGCCGATCTCGATGCGGCGATGAAACGCTTGGGCAAGATGAAGTTTAGACTGGACAACGGCGTCAAGGTGGGCGAACCGACGATGGCGCAGTTGTTGATTAGCCATCCCAATATTACCGGGATGCAAATGGACCAGGTCACGCGTTTCGTGAAAAAATCACATTTTGTCGATCGGCTCAAGGTGACTTTCAACGGTAAGCCGGTGTTGACCGCCAACACCGATATCGCCATCAGCGCCGACCCAAATTTCAGATTCTATTTCGTCCCGCAAGGCGAAGGGGTGTTGAAAGCCGAGTTTACCGACACCTCCTGTGAGCAGCCTACCACCCGCGACCGCTGCACCGAGGGGCAGCGATATGTCAAAACCGAGACGGTGACGCCCTAA
- a CDS encoding quinoprotein relay system zinc metallohydrolase 2, with protein sequence MRILLSLVLLMISPLSQAQAALTVEQVAPGIYLHFGEHQLPDRNNHGAIANIGFIIGDQCVAVIDSGGNPQQGAALKKAIEATTDTPVCYVINTHVHPDHIYGNAAFKAENVHFIGHYKLARAMVTRGQYYIDKAAEQLDIELTADNLIAPDMPVKKHMTINLGNRELVLTAHRTAHTDNDLTVYDKKTDTLWLADLLFIDHLPVIDGSLKGWLAELERLEKQDYHYVIPGHGPLVTDWPAAMQPQKKYLTLLLHEIRAMIAQGKFIEEAVKTVGRSERQNWKLFDQFHAKNVTTAFAELEWED encoded by the coding sequence ATGCGTATCCTGCTATCCCTAGTCTTGTTAATGATCAGTCCTTTGTCGCAGGCCCAAGCGGCATTGACGGTTGAACAGGTGGCGCCCGGCATATATCTGCATTTTGGCGAACATCAATTGCCCGACCGCAACAATCACGGCGCCATCGCCAATATCGGCTTCATCATTGGCGATCAATGCGTCGCCGTGATCGACAGCGGCGGCAACCCCCAACAGGGCGCTGCCTTGAAGAAGGCGATCGAAGCGACTACCGACACGCCGGTTTGCTATGTGATCAATACCCACGTTCATCCCGACCATATCTACGGCAATGCCGCATTTAAAGCGGAAAATGTTCATTTCATCGGTCATTACAAACTGGCCAGGGCGATGGTTACGCGCGGCCAATATTACATCGATAAGGCGGCCGAGCAATTGGATATCGAACTGACGGCCGATAACTTGATAGCGCCCGATATGCCGGTCAAAAAACATATGACGATCAATTTGGGCAACCGGGAATTGGTCTTGACGGCACACCGCACCGCTCATACCGATAACGATTTAACGGTCTACGATAAAAAAACCGATACCTTGTGGTTGGCTGACTTGCTGTTTATCGATCATTTGCCGGTGATAGACGGGAGTCTAAAAGGCTGGCTGGCGGAGTTGGAAAGATTGGAGAAACAGGATTATCACTATGTCATTCCGGGGCATGGCCCGCTGGTGACCGATTGGCCGGCAGCGATGCAGCCGCAGAAAAAGTATCTGACCCTTTTGCTGCATGAAATTCGAGCGATGATCGCCCAAGGTAAATTCATCGAGGAGGCGGTCAAGACGGTCGGCAGGTCGGAACGGCAGAACTGGAAGTTGTTCGACCAGTTCCACGCCAAGAATGTGACGACGGCATTCGCCGAGCTGGAATGGGAGGATTAG
- a CDS encoding LysR family transcriptional regulator, producing the protein MNPNHLLTFAVVARCKSITQAAQYLQIGQPAVSGQLKLLQGAVGEPLYERKGHQIALTPAGSGLLEYAEKMYCDFNQAIDYVRCLKDVNAGSLRIGATSTLASFYLPRFVVQLQAEHSGVQVYMETEDTREIVAKMHDYDLGFVEGTVEREELPINYQVIPWQTDEIVLILAEDHPLAVQYPQAAPLTVFAEYQVIWREPGSGARQVVQKALAEAGISAPINIEVTGVTGVKEAVRAGMGIGFSSSQALRHESEGLVARRINPPQGLPWHLNLIAPNPAMRSRVAKAFLALCLSE; encoded by the coding sequence TTGAACCCAAATCATTTATTAACCTTCGCCGTCGTCGCCAGATGTAAAAGCATTACCCAAGCGGCGCAATATTTGCAGATAGGCCAGCCGGCCGTGTCTGGGCAGCTGAAATTATTGCAAGGCGCCGTTGGAGAGCCTCTTTATGAGCGCAAGGGTCATCAGATTGCATTGACGCCGGCCGGCAGCGGTTTGCTGGAATACGCCGAGAAAATGTATTGCGACTTCAATCAGGCGATCGATTATGTACGCTGCTTGAAAGACGTCAATGCCGGAAGTTTGCGGATCGGCGCGACCAGCACGCTGGCCAGTTTTTATCTGCCTCGTTTTGTCGTGCAGTTGCAAGCAGAGCATTCCGGTGTTCAGGTTTATATGGAGACCGAAGATACCCGGGAAATTGTTGCTAAAATGCATGATTATGATTTGGGCTTCGTCGAAGGCACCGTTGAACGTGAAGAACTGCCGATCAATTATCAAGTCATTCCTTGGCAGACCGATGAAATCGTGTTGATTTTGGCGGAAGATCATCCGTTGGCTGTGCAATATCCGCAGGCGGCGCCGTTGACGGTTTTTGCGGAGTATCAGGTGATTTGGCGCGAACCGGGTTCAGGAGCCCGTCAGGTGGTGCAAAAAGCCTTGGCCGAGGCCGGAATCAGTGCGCCGATTAATATCGAAGTCACCGGTGTCACCGGCGTCAAGGAAGCGGTCAGGGCCGGCATGGGCATCGGGTTTTCTTCATCGCAGGCTCTCCGACATGAAAGCGAGGGCCTGGTTGCTCGTCGTATCAATCCGCCGCAGGGCTTGCCTTGGCATTTGAACTTGATTGCGCCTAACCCAGCGATGCGATCTAGAGTCGCGAAGGCTTTTTTGGCGTTATGCCTTTCCGAATAA
- the rluB gene encoding 23S rRNA pseudouridine(2605) synthase RluB codes for MKNKKHPSRPKAQNPNRKPSNRRQQAKQQAPRSKTAPSTDKAVNKEGGERIQKVLARGGLGSRREVERWIEEGRLVVNGKKVTPGYHLKEGDHLQLNGRVVKWEKYVMQPTRVLVYHKPTGEVVSRRDPEGRPVVFTQLPRLSVGRWIAVGRLDINTSGLLLVTNNGELANRLMHPSTEVEREYAVRILGEVDDEMLERLKTGVELEDGVAHFDDIQFYAGEGANKWYHVVVREGRNRLVRRLWESQGVKVSRLKRVRYGPAMLPERIKSHSYYELDDKELVLLMKFAGL; via the coding sequence GTGAAAAACAAGAAACATCCGTCCAGGCCGAAAGCTCAGAACCCGAATCGGAAGCCGTCGAATCGTCGACAGCAGGCGAAACAACAGGCGCCGCGCTCGAAAACAGCACCATCCACTGACAAGGCGGTCAACAAAGAAGGCGGCGAACGCATTCAAAAAGTTCTGGCGCGAGGAGGTCTCGGTTCCAGACGCGAAGTCGAACGTTGGATCGAGGAGGGGCGTCTTGTCGTCAACGGTAAAAAAGTAACGCCGGGTTATCATCTCAAGGAGGGCGACCATCTCCAATTGAATGGCCGGGTGGTTAAATGGGAAAAATATGTCATGCAGCCTACTCGCGTGCTTGTCTACCATAAACCGACCGGCGAGGTGGTCTCGCGACGAGATCCGGAGGGACGCCCGGTCGTGTTCACCCAATTGCCGCGTCTATCGGTGGGACGTTGGATCGCCGTCGGCAGACTCGATATCAATACCTCGGGGTTGTTATTGGTGACTAACAATGGAGAATTAGCCAATCGTTTGATGCATCCCTCCACCGAAGTGGAACGAGAATATGCCGTGCGCATTCTCGGTGAAGTCGACGACGAAATGCTGGAACGCTTGAAAACCGGAGTCGAATTAGAGGACGGGGTCGCTCATTTCGACGATATTCAGTTTTATGCCGGCGAGGGCGCTAACAAATGGTATCACGTCGTGGTCCGGGAAGGGCGTAACCGTCTGGTCAGAAGATTATGGGAATCGCAAGGCGTTAAAGTCAGTCGTTTGAAAAGAGTGCGTTACGGGCCGGCGATGTTGCCGGAAAGAATTAAATCGCATTCTTATTATGAGCTGGATGATAAGGAACTGGTGTTATTGATGAAGTTTGCCGGCTTGTAA
- the scpB gene encoding SMC-Scp complex subunit ScpB — MSVAQPQERQPAKQAVTEESPPEPKKLPAEFKPNEFDVNTKRIVEAILFAANRAMSAKQIQQVFPELEQPEIKEIQAAIDAIIEDYRLRPIGLQKLASGYRFQVKEGMSPWITRLFEEKPPKYSRALLETLAIIAYRQPVTRGEIEEIRGVSVSTQIIRTLLDREWIRVIAHKEVPGRPALYGATKQFLDYFNLSSFDELPTMEEIKDLDLNAETIAPTEQNHREKQETSVQAESSEPESEAVESSTAGETTGAALENSTIH, encoded by the coding sequence GTGTCCGTAGCACAACCGCAAGAGCGCCAGCCGGCCAAGCAAGCAGTCACCGAGGAGAGTCCTCCGGAACCGAAGAAACTACCAGCAGAATTTAAACCTAACGAGTTTGATGTGAACACCAAGCGCATTGTAGAGGCGATTTTATTTGCGGCGAATCGCGCCATGTCCGCTAAACAGATCCAACAGGTTTTTCCGGAGTTGGAACAGCCCGAGATCAAAGAAATTCAGGCCGCGATCGACGCTATTATCGAGGATTACAGGCTTCGTCCCATCGGTCTGCAAAAGTTGGCCAGCGGCTATCGGTTCCAGGTCAAGGAAGGCATGTCGCCGTGGATCACTCGCTTGTTCGAGGAAAAACCGCCTAAATATTCGCGCGCCTTGCTGGAAACGCTGGCCATTATTGCTTATCGGCAGCCGGTGACGCGCGGTGAAATCGAAGAGATACGCGGTGTCAGTGTCAGCACTCAAATCATCAGAACCTTGCTGGACAGGGAGTGGATACGGGTGATCGCCCATAAGGAAGTTCCCGGCCGTCCTGCGCTGTACGGGGCTACGAAACAATTTCTGGATTATTTTAACTTATCATCATTCGATGAATTGCCGACCATGGAAGAGATTAAAGATCTCGACTTAAATGCCGAAACTATTGCACCAACAGAACAAAATCACCGTGAAAAACAAGAAACATCCGTCCAGGCCGAAAGCTCAGAACCCGAATCGGAAGCCGTCGAATCGTCGACAGCAGGCGAAACAACAGGCGCCGCGCTCGAAAACAGCACCATCCACTGA